One region of Bacillus zhangzhouensis genomic DNA includes:
- the gltX gene encoding glutamate--tRNA ligase, giving the protein MGNEVRVRYAPSPTGHLHIGNARTALFNYLFARSQGGKFIIRIEDTDQKRNVEGGEESQLRHLQWLGIDWDESIDKDGGYGPYRQSERNDIYKKYYDELLEKDLAYKCYCTAEELEAEREAQIARSEMPRYSGKCSHLSKEEEDKLIAEGREPSIRFRVPKGKIIKFDDMVKGDISFETDGIGDFVIVKKDGTPTYNFAVAVDDHLMKMTHVLRGEDHISNTPKQIMIFHAFGWDVPLFGHMTLIVNENRKKLSKRDESIIQFIEQYKNLGYLPEALFNFIALLGWSPVGEEELFTKEQFIDIFDVNRLSKSPALFDMHKLKWVNNQYVKALDLDQVVALTLPHLQKAGKVSEQLTEEESTWVRKLISLYHEQLSYGAEIVELTELFFKEQIEYNQEAKEVLAEEQVPEVMASFAGQLEQLESFTSDEIKAAIKAVQKETGHKGKKLFMPIRVAVTGQTHGPELPQSIELLGKETVLKRIKQI; this is encoded by the coding sequence ATGGGAAATGAAGTGCGTGTTCGTTATGCACCGAGTCCAACTGGTCATTTACATATTGGGAATGCTAGAACGGCTCTTTTTAACTATTTGTTCGCACGCAGCCAAGGCGGCAAATTTATTATTCGAATCGAGGATACGGACCAAAAGCGTAATGTAGAAGGCGGGGAGGAAAGCCAGCTTCGCCACCTGCAATGGCTCGGTATTGATTGGGATGAGAGCATTGATAAAGATGGCGGTTACGGTCCTTACAGACAATCAGAGCGAAATGATATTTACAAGAAATATTATGACGAGCTGTTAGAGAAGGACTTGGCATATAAGTGCTATTGTACGGCTGAAGAGCTAGAGGCAGAGCGTGAAGCACAAATTGCCCGCAGTGAAATGCCTCGATATTCTGGTAAATGCAGTCATTTATCAAAAGAAGAAGAGGACAAGCTGATTGCTGAAGGAAGAGAGCCAAGCATCCGCTTCCGAGTGCCAAAAGGAAAAATCATCAAATTTGACGACATGGTCAAAGGTGATATTTCATTTGAAACAGACGGCATCGGTGACTTTGTTATTGTGAAGAAAGATGGCACACCAACTTATAACTTTGCCGTAGCAGTGGATGACCATTTGATGAAAATGACTCACGTTCTTCGCGGAGAGGATCATATTTCAAATACCCCTAAACAAATCATGATTTTTCATGCATTTGGCTGGGATGTTCCGCTATTCGGACATATGACGTTGATTGTGAACGAGAACCGCAAGAAATTAAGTAAACGTGATGAATCAATTATTCAATTCATCGAGCAATATAAGAATTTAGGCTATTTACCTGAAGCCCTGTTTAACTTCATTGCATTACTTGGATGGTCTCCAGTAGGCGAAGAAGAACTGTTTACAAAAGAGCAATTCATCGATATTTTCGATGTAAACCGACTTTCTAAGTCACCAGCTCTATTCGATATGCATAAACTAAAATGGGTGAACAACCAATACGTGAAAGCACTTGATCTTGATCAGGTGGTGGCACTAACACTTCCGCATCTTCAAAAGGCAGGCAAGGTAAGTGAGCAGCTGACAGAAGAAGAAAGCACGTGGGTACGCAAGCTTATTTCTCTGTATCACGAACAATTAAGCTACGGAGCAGAAATTGTTGAGTTAACAGAGTTGTTCTTTAAGGAGCAAATTGAGTATAATCAAGAGGCAAAGGAAGTTCTAGCAGAGGAGCAGGTACCAGAAGTCATGGCATCTTTTGCAGGTCAGCTTGAACAGCTTGAGTCTTTCACATCTGATGAAATCAAGGCTGCCATTAAAGCAGTACAAAAAGAAACAGGGCATAAAGGCAAGAAACTATTCATGCCGATTCGTGTGGCTGTCACAGGACAAACGCATGGCCCAGAACTTCCGCAAAGTATTGAATTACTAGGTAAAGAAACAGTATTAAAACGCATTAAACAAATATAA
- the cysE gene encoding serine O-acetyltransferase, whose protein sequence is MFFKMLKEDIDTVFDQDPAARSYIEVVLTYSGLHAIWAHRIAHAFYKRKLYFIARIISQVSRFFTGVEIHPAAIIGRRFFIDHGMGVVIGETCEIGDNVTVFQGVTLGGTGKEKGKRHPTILDDALIATGAKVLGSITVGKGSKIGAGSVVLKDVPDHSTVVGIPGRVVVQNGKKINRDLNHQDLPDPVSDRFKELEREMEKLKGELASLSRKEEQS, encoded by the coding sequence GTGTTTTTCAAAATGCTGAAAGAAGATATTGATACTGTGTTTGATCAAGATCCTGCTGCTAGAAGCTATATTGAAGTAGTGCTAACCTATTCAGGTCTTCATGCGATTTGGGCTCACCGTATTGCGCACGCATTTTATAAGCGGAAGCTGTATTTTATTGCGCGGATCATTTCTCAGGTCAGCCGTTTTTTCACAGGGGTGGAAATTCACCCGGCGGCAATCATTGGCAGGCGGTTCTTCATTGATCACGGCATGGGCGTCGTGATCGGGGAAACATGTGAAATTGGAGACAACGTCACTGTTTTCCAAGGTGTGACATTAGGAGGAACAGGGAAAGAAAAGGGAAAGCGGCATCCGACCATTTTAGACGATGCCCTCATTGCGACAGGTGCTAAGGTGCTTGGTTCTATCACGGTTGGAAAAGGGTCCAAAATTGGTGCAGGGTCGGTTGTGTTAAAAGACGTCCCAGACCATTCCACCGTTGTAGGTATACCTGGGCGAGTGGTCGTTCAAAATGGAAAGAAAATCAATCGTGACCTCAATCATCAAGATTTGCCAGATCCAGTTTCCGATCGTTTTAAAGAATTGGAACGAGAAATGGAAAAGCTAAAAGGTGAGCTGGCTTCATTGAGCAGAAAGGAAGAACAATCATGA